The following proteins are encoded in a genomic region of Xanthocytophaga agilis:
- a CDS encoding FAD-dependent monooxygenase encodes MNSSKEKKVLVSGASIAGLSTAYWLNKLGYFVTVVEIANEPRLGGTAVDFRGKTVDLVKRMGLFEQLQSHALNLERIEFKNAEDVTENSLLLNNEKHLSNEIEIERTQLVRILLDSVQNDVEFIFNNSVTSLIETEDDIKVTFKSGSQQAFDLVIGCDGTHSGIRKIWFGDEREYTHFLEAYFSISIVNKSLITPNTMQFYNVPGKAYMLNAYKDKTDIVFSFLSEKEIPYDYRNTEQQRQIILQQFTGQGWRTAELLEEIANSTNFYFDKFCQIKMPSWTKGRVALVGDAAYCASPAAGMGGSLAVEGATALADALQKHNGNFELAFQDYNKNLRPFIEEVQAEAEFNVRENFIPRTEEAIRKRNRDGF; translated from the coding sequence ATGAACTCATCAAAAGAAAAAAAGGTACTCGTTTCAGGTGCAAGCATAGCCGGACTTTCCACTGCATATTGGCTAAATAAACTGGGTTACTTTGTAACCGTAGTTGAAATTGCCAATGAACCCAGATTGGGTGGTACAGCCGTTGATTTTCGGGGAAAGACAGTTGATCTTGTGAAACGTATGGGGCTTTTCGAACAGTTACAATCACATGCATTGAATCTGGAACGGATAGAATTTAAGAATGCAGAGGATGTAACTGAGAACTCACTTTTGCTGAACAATGAAAAACATCTTAGTAATGAAATCGAAATTGAACGAACCCAGTTAGTGCGTATTTTACTGGATAGTGTACAAAATGATGTTGAGTTTATTTTTAACAACAGCGTTACTTCATTAATCGAAACAGAAGATGATATAAAAGTCACTTTTAAAAGTGGATCACAACAAGCATTTGATTTAGTAATTGGCTGTGATGGCACCCATTCGGGTATACGAAAAATCTGGTTTGGTGACGAAAGAGAATATACACATTTTCTGGAAGCCTACTTCTCTATCTCAATTGTGAATAAATCGCTAATTACTCCAAACACCATGCAATTTTATAATGTGCCGGGTAAGGCGTATATGCTGAATGCATACAAGGATAAAACGGATATTGTTTTTTCCTTCCTTTCAGAAAAAGAGATTCCCTATGACTATCGTAATACAGAGCAACAACGGCAAATAATTCTGCAACAATTTACAGGGCAAGGCTGGAGAACAGCAGAATTGTTGGAAGAGATAGCAAATTCAACGAATTTCTATTTTGACAAATTTTGTCAGATCAAAATGCCATCATGGACAAAAGGTAGAGTAGCACTGGTGGGTGATGCAGCCTATTGTGCTTCGCCTGCTGCGGGCATGGGAGGCTCACTCGCAGTGGAAGGAGCTACAGCACTGGCCGATGCGCTACAAAAACACAACGGAAATTTTGAATTAGCATTTCAGGACTACAATAAAAATTTACGCCCGTTTATTGAAGAAGTCCAGGCAGAAGCAGAATTTAATGTCAGAGAAAACTTTATTCCAAGAACAGAAGAAGCGATTCGCAAAAGAAACAGAGATGGCTTTTAA
- a CDS encoding helix-turn-helix transcriptional regulator codes for MTAKKIKSIPVNSMGTDFGEGVAIEKISFQDFGTVEIEKATQSHREDSHSFFLLEEGSVSIEIDFQEYTIKSPSIIYMHPNQVHRILAFDNVTVSSWSISNENLNPVYLTLLEDITPTKPLLLEKETFSVISEAVALSIKFTEQKKNKLYHSLLKDSCNVLVALVASHYVEQSTSTDKLSRFDSVTKAFKKLLERNYTITKRPASYAEELNISTPYLNECVRNTTGHSVSHHIQQRVVLEAKRLLFHSDKSVKEIATELGYDDYPYFSRLFTKVTGMTALAFRNKNLD; via the coding sequence ATGACAGCTAAAAAAATAAAATCCATTCCAGTAAACTCTATGGGAACCGACTTCGGTGAAGGAGTTGCGATTGAGAAGATATCTTTCCAGGATTTTGGTACTGTGGAAATTGAAAAAGCGACTCAGTCACACCGTGAGGATAGTCATTCTTTTTTCTTGCTTGAAGAAGGATCTGTTTCCATTGAAATTGATTTTCAAGAGTATACCATTAAATCTCCATCTATTATCTACATGCATCCAAACCAGGTACATCGTATACTGGCATTTGACAATGTAACCGTTAGCAGTTGGTCTATCAGTAATGAAAATCTGAATCCTGTGTACCTAACATTGTTAGAAGACATCACCCCTACAAAACCATTGCTATTAGAGAAAGAAACGTTTTCGGTTATTTCTGAGGCTGTAGCACTTAGCATAAAATTCACTGAACAGAAAAAGAATAAACTCTATCACTCATTACTGAAAGATAGTTGCAATGTATTGGTAGCATTGGTTGCCTCACACTATGTAGAGCAATCTACATCAACAGACAAACTTTCACGGTTTGATAGTGTCACCAAAGCATTTAAGAAGCTATTGGAACGTAATTATACCATAACCAAACGTCCGGCTTCTTATGCTGAAGAACTAAATATATCAACACCCTACCTAAACGAATGTGTCAGGAATACAACAGGCCATTCTGTTTCACATCACATCCAGCAACGGGTAGTGCTGGAAGCAAAGCGCTTGCTTTTTCATTCGGATAAATCAGTAAAAGAAATTGCCACAGAATTAGGCTATGACGACTACCCTTATTTTTCACGGCTATTTACTAAGGTTACCGGGATGACAGCGCTGGCTTTCCGAAACAAAAACCTCGATTAG
- a CDS encoding SDR family oxidoreductase: MKKTILITGASSGIGKETAKLFQSKGWNVIATLRTPENETELTTLDNILVTKLDVLDIHSIENAVNEGVRKFGKIDVLLNNAGYGAYGPLESFSRERIIRQFNTNVIGLLDVTKALLPHFRQNKSGVIINISSIGGKMSFPFGALYHGTKFAVEGISESLSYEVEEFGGKVKIVEPGAIATDFSGRSFDFSNEASLTEYQSLVEKTLAGMAILFQNPSSASVVANVIYEAATDGTDQLRYTAGEDAKVMISNRSQLDDKAFREAVKTQFGF, encoded by the coding sequence ATGAAAAAGACAATCTTAATTACGGGTGCAAGCAGTGGTATTGGAAAAGAAACTGCAAAGTTATTTCAGTCAAAAGGATGGAATGTTATCGCTACGTTACGCACTCCTGAAAACGAAACAGAACTGACAACGTTAGACAACATATTGGTTACTAAACTGGATGTGCTGGATATACATTCTATCGAAAATGCAGTTAATGAGGGCGTCCGAAAATTTGGCAAAATAGATGTATTGTTAAACAATGCAGGTTATGGTGCATACGGTCCTCTGGAGTCTTTTTCAAGGGAAAGAATCATTCGTCAGTTTAACACCAATGTAATTGGGCTGTTAGATGTGACAAAGGCACTTCTCCCCCATTTTCGCCAAAACAAAAGTGGTGTCATCATTAATATCTCGTCTATTGGTGGTAAAATGAGCTTCCCGTTTGGTGCTTTGTATCATGGAACCAAGTTTGCTGTAGAAGGTATATCTGAATCATTGAGTTATGAAGTTGAAGAGTTTGGTGGGAAAGTAAAAATCGTTGAGCCAGGTGCTATTGCTACTGATTTTTCAGGGCGTTCGTTTGACTTTAGCAATGAGGCAAGCCTTACCGAATATCAATCTTTAGTTGAAAAAACATTGGCAGGAATGGCAATTTTATTTCAAAACCCTTCATCGGCCAGTGTGGTCGCCAATGTAATTTATGAAGCGGCTACAGATGGAACTGATCAGTTGCGATACACAGCTGGAGAGGATGCTAAAGTGATGATCTCAAACAGGAGCCAATTAGATGATAAAGCCTTTAGAGAAGCTGTGAAAACCCAATTTGGATTTTGA
- a CDS encoding helix-turn-helix transcriptional regulator has product MNQFFHLQTISDLLKLFELNQTLKHPLIAVVDLSNLPEHVHDKKKISSDFYAVMFKNYSKNNIKYGRKTVDFQEGNLICMAPNQVIEMDDDIEVSATMMGWGLYFHPDLIRATSLNDKMKDYSFFSYEISESLHLSEKEKQTLYDCVVKIESELQENIDVHSQAIIVSTIELLLNYCSRFYGRQFITRKNSNNIVVVQIEKILSEYFKGNSISEKGLPTVKYLADQVNLSPGYLSDLLKKETGKNTQDHIHFYLIEEAKNSLLSTNKSVGEIAYALGFDYPQYFNKLFKQKTGKTPIEFRSMN; this is encoded by the coding sequence ATGAATCAGTTTTTCCATTTACAAACCATTTCTGATTTACTCAAATTATTCGAGTTAAACCAGACTCTCAAGCATCCTTTGATAGCTGTTGTAGATCTCAGTAACTTACCTGAACATGTACATGATAAGAAGAAAATTTCATCTGATTTTTATGCGGTTATGTTCAAAAATTATAGCAAAAATAATATAAAGTATGGACGTAAAACTGTTGATTTTCAAGAGGGCAATCTGATTTGTATGGCTCCTAACCAAGTCATAGAAATGGATGATGATATTGAAGTATCTGCAACTATGATGGGTTGGGGATTATATTTTCATCCTGATTTAATTCGGGCTACTTCTTTGAATGACAAGATGAAGGATTATAGCTTTTTCTCTTACGAAATATCAGAGTCCCTTCATCTGTCCGAAAAGGAAAAACAGACTTTATATGATTGTGTAGTAAAAATTGAATCTGAATTACAGGAAAATATTGATGTCCATAGCCAGGCCATTATTGTTTCCACAATAGAATTGCTCTTAAATTATTGTTCCCGGTTTTATGGAAGACAGTTTATCACCCGAAAAAACTCCAATAATATTGTAGTTGTTCAAATCGAAAAGATTTTGAGTGAATACTTTAAGGGTAATAGCATAAGTGAAAAGGGTTTGCCGACAGTAAAATACCTGGCAGATCAGGTAAATTTATCTCCAGGTTATCTGAGTGATCTATTGAAAAAAGAAACAGGAAAAAACACTCAGGACCACATACATTTTTATCTGATTGAGGAAGCCAAAAACAGTCTGCTAAGTACTAATAAATCTGTTGGTGAGATAGCCTATGCACTGGGCTTTGATTATCCTCAATATTTCAATAAACTCTTCAAGCAAAAAACTGGCAAAACACCTATAGAGTTTAGGAGTATGAATTGA
- a CDS encoding helix-turn-helix transcriptional regulator — MKYLRNFVLLKRIFSNQNLKDKLAKPETIEEYYANRPFLSAAEVDRNAAHFNIFRIGDPDIEDIQVPFGRKDYFKICIITGNNRIHYADKTFEVCEHGLLFANPQIPYNWEPLTPNQQGFSCIFNEAFFERFGRIKEYPVFKPGGFPVYELTTEELSTIKAIFEQILNEKNGQFEFKDDAIRTLVLQLIHSAIKMRPAINTVPEKVTAASRITSLFLELLERQFPLESASSEIQLRSASDFANQMAVHVNHLNKSVKEVTAKTTSEIIMQRLLQEAKIMLKHTSWPISDIAYALGFEGPTHFSTFIKRQLQLSPSQYRNT, encoded by the coding sequence ATGAAATATTTGCGTAATTTTGTCCTTCTGAAAAGAATCTTTTCAAATCAAAATCTGAAGGACAAATTGGCTAAACCAGAAACAATAGAAGAATATTATGCAAATCGTCCATTTTTGTCTGCTGCAGAGGTAGACAGGAATGCCGCCCACTTTAATATCTTTCGTATAGGTGATCCGGATATTGAAGACATACAAGTTCCTTTTGGCCGCAAGGATTATTTCAAGATCTGCATTATTACAGGAAACAACCGTATACACTATGCAGATAAGACGTTTGAAGTATGTGAACACGGACTGTTATTTGCCAATCCACAAATCCCTTATAACTGGGAACCTCTTACGCCAAACCAACAAGGATTTAGTTGTATTTTTAATGAAGCTTTTTTTGAACGCTTTGGCAGAATAAAGGAATATCCGGTTTTCAAACCAGGAGGATTTCCTGTATATGAACTGACCACAGAAGAACTTTCAACTATTAAGGCCATTTTTGAGCAAATACTAAATGAGAAAAATGGTCAGTTTGAATTTAAGGACGATGCTATCAGAACACTGGTACTCCAATTGATTCATAGTGCCATTAAAATGCGTCCGGCAATCAATACTGTTCCAGAAAAAGTAACCGCAGCCAGCAGGATTACCTCATTGTTTTTAGAACTCCTTGAACGACAATTTCCTCTTGAGAGTGCTTCTTCAGAAATACAACTTCGTTCCGCATCTGATTTTGCAAATCAGATGGCAGTGCATGTCAACCATCTGAATAAGTCCGTAAAGGAAGTTACTGCAAAAACTACTTCCGAGATCATTATGCAGCGATTGTTGCAGGAAGCCAAAATCATGTTGAAGCATACATCCTGGCCTATATCAGATATTGCCTATGCACTTGGCTTTGAAGGTCCTACTCATTTCAGTACGTTCATTAAGCGACAATTACAATTGTCACCTTCTCAGTACCGCAATACATAA
- a CDS encoding nuclear transport factor 2 family protein: protein MKTKEQIRTLAQQAFKNHLEYLSSGRITEWVDLFTNDGILEFPYGPADFPKHVEGKQALYEYMKNFPEHFKVQFENLHFHGTEDPTLVIAEFTSSGHAISTGKPYNQKYISVVTTNEDGEIVKYVDFWNPMVALEAINAPLASFVEGSHA from the coding sequence ATGAAAACGAAAGAACAAATCAGAACTCTTGCACAACAAGCTTTTAAAAATCACCTGGAATACCTGTCTTCAGGAAGAATTACTGAATGGGTAGACTTATTTACCAATGATGGTATATTAGAATTTCCTTATGGTCCAGCCGATTTTCCCAAACATGTAGAAGGAAAGCAAGCCTTATATGAGTATATGAAGAACTTCCCTGAACATTTTAAGGTACAATTTGAGAACCTGCATTTTCATGGAACTGAAGATCCTACACTTGTCATTGCAGAGTTTACCAGTAGTGGTCATGCCATTTCTACAGGCAAGCCTTACAATCAGAAGTATATCTCAGTGGTGACAACCAATGAGGATGGAGAAATCGTCAAATATGTAGACTTCTGGAATCCTATGGTAGCACTTGAAGCTATCAATGCCCCACTCGCAAGTTTTGTTGAAGGCAGTCATGCATAA
- a CDS encoding alpha/beta hydrolase produces MSTLKLKDGTELYYKDWGTGQPIVFHHGWPLSSDDWDAQMFFFFKQGFRVIAHDRRGHGRSTQTTSGHEMDTYASDVAQLVEALDLKNAIHVGHSTGGGEVIRYVNKYGKGRVAKAVLVSAVTPSMVKSPQNPDGVPMNVFDDIRLQTATNRQQFFRDLTLPFYGYNREGAVEKDGIRLNWWRQGMSGSILAHYECVKAFSETDFTEDLKNVDVPVLVLHGEDDQIVPYQTTALLAAKLLKHGKLITYPGFPHGMPTTEAATINADILNFIKS; encoded by the coding sequence ATGAGTACACTAAAATTAAAAGACGGAACAGAACTGTATTACAAAGACTGGGGTACTGGTCAACCTATCGTTTTTCACCACGGCTGGCCATTGTCAAGTGATGACTGGGATGCACAAATGTTCTTCTTTTTCAAACAAGGATTCCGGGTAATTGCACATGATAGAAGAGGTCACGGACGTTCTACTCAAACTACATCCGGGCATGAGATGGACACATATGCTTCAGATGTAGCTCAACTGGTAGAAGCATTGGATTTGAAAAACGCGATACACGTAGGCCATTCAACTGGTGGGGGAGAAGTAATTCGCTATGTGAATAAATATGGCAAAGGTCGGGTTGCCAAAGCTGTTTTAGTCAGTGCTGTAACACCTAGTATGGTAAAAAGTCCTCAAAATCCGGATGGTGTTCCGATGAATGTTTTTGATGATATCCGTTTGCAGACTGCTACCAACAGACAACAATTTTTCAGAGATCTTACACTGCCATTCTATGGATATAATCGTGAAGGAGCAGTAGAAAAAGACGGCATTCGCTTAAACTGGTGGAGACAAGGTATGTCAGGCAGCATCCTGGCTCATTATGAATGTGTAAAAGCTTTCTCTGAGACTGATTTCACAGAAGATCTTAAAAATGTAGATGTTCCTGTTTTAGTATTGCATGGAGAAGATGACCAGATTGTTCCTTACCAAACCACTGCTTTACTAGCTGCCAAGCTACTGAAACATGGTAAGCTAATCACTTATCCAGGTTTCCCTCATGGAATGCCTACAACAGAAGCAGCAACTATAAATGCTGATATTCTGAACTTTATCAAGTCATAA
- a CDS encoding NAD(P)H-binding protein, with protein MKALIIGATGATGKDLVNVLLQDPVYTEVIVFVRRPIGMTNPKLSEILTDFDKLEEVAGSIQGDVWFSCLGTTLKDAGSKEKQWHIDYTVPATFAELAKKNGIPKAVLLSAYGASPSSSVFYSKMKGELEEKIASLAFDQYIIFKPGMLLRKNTDRPSERITANVLRFMNKLGIIRKFRPLSTSILAEKLAKAPKVLPSGKHIIELDKIFGF; from the coding sequence ATGAAAGCACTGATTATCGGAGCTACAGGGGCTACAGGAAAAGATCTTGTCAATGTCCTTCTGCAAGATCCTGTCTATACAGAAGTGATAGTATTTGTACGTCGTCCCATCGGAATGACAAATCCCAAATTATCGGAAATCCTCACTGATTTTGATAAACTGGAAGAAGTAGCTGGTTCTATTCAGGGAGATGTGTGGTTTTCTTGCTTGGGAACTACATTGAAAGATGCTGGTTCCAAAGAAAAACAATGGCATATTGATTATACGGTTCCTGCAACATTTGCTGAACTAGCGAAAAAGAACGGCATCCCTAAAGCTGTTTTACTTTCTGCCTACGGTGCTTCTCCATCCAGTAGCGTATTTTATTCTAAAATGAAAGGAGAACTGGAAGAGAAGATTGCCAGCCTTGCCTTTGATCAGTATATTATTTTTAAACCCGGGATGCTACTACGTAAAAACACAGACCGGCCAAGTGAACGTATTACAGCCAATGTTTTACGCTTCATGAATAAATTAGGCATAATTCGAAAATTTCGTCCGCTATCCACCTCCATATTAGCAGAGAAGCTGGCAAAAGCGCCCAAAGTACTACCTTCAGGAAAACATATTATAGAACTGGATAAAATCTTTGGATTTTAA
- a CDS encoding GntP family permease produces the protein MMHSLPYLIVLLIVGIGLIVVLTTRYKVPAFFALFLTCLVVGLGANMPLDETVTVIKDGFGNILKSLGLIIVLGSTLGLVLEHTGSTTVMATFLLQKMGNRFAPLAMSITGFIVGLPIFCDSGYIVLSGLNHSMAKRAGVPISIMSVSLATGLYSVHCLIPPHPGSAAAAATLGADFGKLLLIGIPVAIPSMIVGNLWAIYSGKQSASFTEEIIVNSVKVKPTHQPSLLVACLPVFIPILLIGIRPFLSTKLLTSYSWLKMFSYVGNPIIALLLGIVLAFMAKRNWLKNELAELLHKATEKAGEILVIIGMGGAFGAILTTTKIGEHVSQSIELDSIGLLFPFILTAVLKTAQGSSTVAIITAASIVLPLLPALHLNNETGRLVCVLAMGSGSMMISHANDAYFWVIAKFSGLDMRTMLRSYSVATILMSITTFLTVYLLSKVL, from the coding sequence ATGATGCATTCGTTACCGTATCTCATTGTATTACTCATTGTGGGAATCGGTTTGATTGTCGTACTTACAACACGCTACAAAGTACCTGCTTTTTTTGCGTTATTTCTTACCTGTCTGGTTGTTGGACTAGGAGCTAATATGCCATTAGATGAAACTGTTACAGTAATAAAAGATGGGTTTGGGAATATATTAAAATCCTTGGGTTTAATTATTGTGCTGGGTAGTACATTGGGATTAGTATTGGAACATACAGGCAGTACTACTGTAATGGCGACCTTCCTTTTACAAAAGATGGGCAATCGTTTTGCTCCCTTGGCAATGAGCATTACAGGCTTTATAGTGGGTTTGCCTATATTCTGTGATTCTGGTTATATTGTATTAAGCGGTCTCAATCACTCGATGGCAAAACGTGCAGGAGTCCCTATCTCTATAATGTCTGTTTCCTTAGCTACAGGTTTATATTCTGTTCATTGTCTAATACCTCCTCATCCAGGAAGTGCAGCCGCTGCAGCTACTCTTGGAGCTGACTTTGGCAAACTACTCTTAATAGGTATTCCAGTCGCTATTCCATCTATGATAGTTGGTAATTTATGGGCAATCTATTCGGGTAAACAATCAGCCTCTTTCACAGAGGAGATCATTGTAAATAGTGTAAAAGTAAAACCTACCCATCAACCTTCTCTTCTTGTAGCCTGTCTCCCTGTTTTTATCCCTATACTTTTAATTGGTATCAGGCCTTTTTTAAGCACAAAACTCTTAACATCCTATAGCTGGCTAAAGATGTTTTCTTATGTAGGTAATCCAATCATTGCCTTGCTACTTGGGATAGTTCTTGCCTTTATGGCTAAACGAAACTGGCTGAAGAACGAACTGGCTGAATTATTACATAAAGCAACCGAAAAAGCAGGAGAGATACTTGTGATTATTGGAATGGGAGGGGCTTTCGGCGCAATTTTAACTACTACTAAAATAGGAGAACACGTTAGTCAATCAATAGAATTGGACAGCATAGGTCTACTTTTTCCATTTATTCTTACTGCTGTTTTAAAGACTGCTCAGGGCTCGTCTACCGTTGCCATCATTACAGCAGCATCTATTGTCTTGCCACTATTACCTGCACTACATTTAAATAATGAAACAGGCAGATTAGTATGTGTACTTGCTATGGGAAGTGGCTCTATGATGATTTCTCATGCTAATGATGCATATTTCTGGGTAATTGCGAAATTCTCTGGCCTGGATATGCGTACTATGTTACGAAGTTATTCTGTTGCAACTATCCTTATGAGTATCACTACATTTCTGACTGTTTATCTGCTTTCCAAAGTATTATAA